The following are encoded together in the Phenylobacterium sp. NIBR 498073 genome:
- a CDS encoding MoaD/ThiS family protein, whose protein sequence is MARVLLFGRLSDVAGWRSRELEADSIAALTALLSNEDADLAEALARPGVQVALDQEIVRGDAVLTARSEVAYLPPMSGG, encoded by the coding sequence ATGGCGCGCGTGCTGTTGTTCGGTCGCCTGAGCGACGTCGCCGGCTGGCGATCGCGCGAGCTGGAGGCTGACTCGATCGCCGCGCTCACCGCCCTGTTGTCGAACGAGGACGCGGACCTCGCCGAAGCCCTGGCCCGGCCCGGCGTGCAGGTCGCCCTTGACCAGGAGATCGTGCGCGGCGATGCGGTGCTGACCGCCCGCTCCGAGGTCGCCTACCTGCCGCCGATGAGCGGCGGATGA
- a CDS encoding MliC family protein: MRRVMFAIGAALILAGCASMAPMDATDTPQTYACAGGRAFTAAYDLAGDKALVRAGERTYSLPHVPSASGAKYARGGVELFSKGDEATLTGVPGAPYRDCKTG, from the coding sequence ATGCGAAGGGTGATGTTCGCCATCGGCGCGGCGCTGATACTGGCCGGTTGCGCCAGCATGGCGCCGATGGACGCGACCGACACGCCCCAGACCTATGCCTGCGCCGGGGGCCGCGCGTTCACCGCCGCCTATGACCTGGCTGGCGACAAGGCGCTGGTCCGGGCCGGGGAGCGCACCTACAGCCTGCCGCATGTTCCGTCCGCGTCGGGCGCGAAATACGCTCGCGGCGGGGTCGAGCTGTTCAGCAAGGGCGACGAGGCGACGCTGACCGGCGTTCCGGGCGCGCCCTATCGCGATTGCAAGACCGGCTAA
- a CDS encoding xanthine dehydrogenase family protein molybdopterin-binding subunit, protein MNAPLNKTDIAGATRRDLVIGAAVVGGALVVGACSPGDLLSIGAKEDFGAFGPFIKIAPDGAVTVVSKHIEFGQGNHAGLAAIVAEELDADWSKVKVEQAPAIAKVYANTGMGVQGTGGSSAISNSWDQLRKAGASARAMFVEAAANKWSVPAGEITVKDGVLSHAGSGKSAAFGELVADAAKATPPATPVLKDPKTFTLIGTDRVRRKDAQAKSDGTARFTQDVQLPNMLIAMVAHAPKFGAKVASFDAAEAKKVPGVVEVYEIPSGVAVVAETTWAAKQGRDALKVTWNEDAAEKRSSDAILARYKDLASGKAQPADKEKWQAFESKGDIATVKGEAFEAAYDFPYLAHATMEPMNCVAQVGGGKAKLTFGSQIPTVDQLNTAKIMTMLPGAVEIETLFAGGSFGRRANFQSDYVAECVEIAKKVGKDRPVKLVWTREDDMAAGYFRPITHHTVRVTLDKDGYPASWRQRVVTQTLMKGSPMGQPKLDETAVEGALGSPYLKATPIVDAQLIQPDSGVPVLWWRSVGATHTAYVMEHTIDQLARKAGKDPVEYRRALYAKAGANRHLAVLNLAAEKAGWTTPAPAGWTRGVAVHESFGSVVAQIAEVKLDGGVPKVGRVVTAIDCGTAIAPDQIAAQMEGGTCYGLSAALFGQVTLKDGVVEQGNFDTYRVLRNSEAPTVETYIVPSGNAPSGVGEPGTPVIGPAVANALLAISGQPILSQPFVKA, encoded by the coding sequence ATGAACGCTCCCCTGAACAAGACCGACATCGCCGGCGCCACGCGCCGCGACCTGGTGATCGGCGCCGCCGTGGTCGGCGGCGCGCTGGTGGTCGGGGCCTGCTCGCCCGGCGACCTGCTGTCGATCGGCGCCAAGGAGGACTTCGGCGCCTTCGGCCCCTTCATCAAGATCGCCCCCGACGGCGCGGTGACCGTGGTCTCCAAGCACATCGAATTCGGCCAGGGCAACCATGCGGGCCTCGCGGCCATCGTCGCCGAGGAGCTCGACGCCGATTGGTCCAAGGTCAAGGTCGAGCAGGCCCCGGCCATCGCCAAGGTCTACGCCAACACCGGCATGGGCGTGCAGGGCACCGGCGGCTCGTCGGCGATCTCCAACTCCTGGGACCAGCTGCGCAAGGCCGGCGCCTCGGCGCGGGCGATGTTCGTCGAGGCCGCCGCCAACAAGTGGAGCGTGCCGGCCGGCGAGATCACAGTGAAGGACGGCGTCCTGTCGCATGCCGGCTCAGGCAAGAGCGCGGCCTTCGGTGAACTGGTCGCCGATGCGGCCAAGGCCACGCCCCCGGCCACGCCGGTGCTGAAGGACCCGAAGACCTTCACCCTGATCGGCACCGACCGCGTGCGCCGCAAGGACGCCCAGGCCAAGTCCGACGGCACGGCCCGGTTCACCCAGGACGTCCAACTGCCGAACATGCTGATCGCCATGGTCGCCCATGCGCCGAAGTTCGGGGCCAAGGTCGCCTCGTTCGACGCCGCCGAGGCCAAGAAGGTCCCGGGCGTGGTCGAGGTCTACGAGATCCCCAGCGGCGTGGCCGTGGTCGCCGAGACCACCTGGGCCGCCAAGCAGGGCCGCGACGCGCTCAAGGTCACCTGGAACGAGGACGCGGCCGAGAAGCGGTCCTCCGACGCCATTCTGGCCCGCTACAAGGATCTGGCCTCCGGCAAGGCCCAGCCGGCCGACAAGGAGAAGTGGCAGGCCTTCGAGAGCAAGGGCGACATCGCGACGGTGAAGGGCGAGGCGTTCGAGGCGGCCTACGACTTCCCGTACCTGGCCCATGCGACGATGGAGCCGATGAACTGCGTGGCCCAGGTCGGCGGCGGCAAGGCCAAGCTGACCTTCGGCTCGCAGATCCCGACCGTCGATCAGCTCAACACCGCCAAGATCATGACCATGCTGCCCGGCGCGGTGGAGATCGAGACCCTGTTCGCTGGCGGCTCGTTCGGGCGGCGCGCGAACTTCCAGTCGGACTACGTCGCCGAGTGCGTCGAGATCGCCAAGAAGGTCGGCAAGGACCGGCCGGTGAAGCTGGTCTGGACCCGCGAGGACGACATGGCGGCCGGCTATTTCCGGCCGATCACCCACCACACCGTGCGCGTCACCCTGGACAAGGACGGCTATCCGGCCAGCTGGCGCCAGCGGGTGGTCACCCAGACCCTGATGAAGGGCTCGCCCATGGGCCAGCCCAAGCTCGACGAGACGGCGGTCGAAGGTGCGCTAGGCTCGCCCTATCTGAAGGCGACGCCGATCGTCGATGCGCAGCTTATCCAGCCAGACTCGGGCGTGCCGGTGCTGTGGTGGCGCTCGGTCGGCGCGACCCACACCGCCTATGTGATGGAGCACACCATCGACCAGCTGGCCCGCAAGGCCGGCAAGGACCCGGTCGAGTATCGCCGCGCGCTCTACGCCAAGGCCGGCGCGAACCGGCACCTGGCGGTGCTGAACCTGGCCGCGGAAAAGGCCGGCTGGACGACCCCGGCGCCGGCCGGCTGGACCCGCGGCGTGGCGGTGCACGAGAGCTTCGGCTCGGTCGTGGCCCAGATCGCCGAGGTGAAGCTGGACGGCGGGGTCCCGAAGGTCGGCCGCGTGGTCACCGCCATCGACTGCGGGACCGCCATCGCCCCCGACCAGATCGCCGCCCAGATGGAGGGCGGCACCTGCTACGGGCTGTCGGCGGCGCTGTTCGGCCAGGTCACCCTGAAGGACGGCGTGGTCGAACAGGGCAACTTCGACACCTACCGCGTGCTTCGCAATTCCGAGGCCCCGACGGTGGAGACCTACATCGTCCCGTCCGGCAATGCGCCAAGCGGCGTCGGCGAGCCGGGAACCCCGGTGATCGGCCCGGCGGTGGCCAACGCCCTGCTGGCCATCAGCGGCCAACCGATCCTGAGCCAGCCGTTCGTCAAGGCCTAA
- a CDS encoding (2Fe-2S)-binding protein gives MAMTLDVNGKPLAVKAAPDTPLLWVLRDELQLTGTKYGCGMAQCGACTVMVDGQAVRSCVTPIEAVAAGKITTIEGLGGSHPLQQAWVKHDVPQCGYCQSGQIMSAAALLGANPKPTDADIDAAMDGNICRCGTYQRVRAAIKDAATMPAPAPAAAAAPAKA, from the coding sequence ATGGCCATGACTCTGGACGTCAACGGCAAGCCCCTGGCCGTCAAGGCCGCGCCCGACACGCCGCTGCTGTGGGTGCTGCGCGACGAGCTGCAGCTGACCGGCACGAAGTACGGCTGCGGCATGGCCCAGTGCGGGGCCTGCACGGTGATGGTCGACGGCCAAGCGGTCCGCTCCTGCGTCACCCCCATCGAGGCCGTCGCCGCCGGCAAGATCACCACCATCGAGGGCCTGGGCGGCAGCCACCCGCTGCAGCAGGCCTGGGTCAAGCACGACGTCCCGCAGTGCGGCTACTGCCAGTCGGGCCAGATCATGTCGGCCGCCGCGCTGCTGGGCGCCAATCCGAAGCCGACCGACGCCGACATCGACGCGGCGATGGACGGCAACATCTGTCGCTGCGGGACCTATCAACGGGTCCGCGCGGCCATCAAGGACGCCGCGACCATGCCCGCCCCCGCTCCGGCCGCCGCCGCGGCGCCGGCCAAGGCCTGA
- a CDS encoding NTP transferase domain-containing protein, with product MATEAPEFEAVVLAAGAGRRFGGGKLLAPWAGGALLDGALAAAFAAPVRRVIVVTGTAAAEVEAAARNFAARLGAEARLLVVHAADHDEGMGASLRRAAAELRADCAGAFVFLGDMPRVPHAVLGRLAAAVRGGAPAAAPIFEGQRGHPALIGAALLPELATLHGDAGARAILKGLGDRLALVEAPDDGVLFDVDEPGDLPR from the coding sequence TTGGCGACAGAGGCGCCTGAATTCGAGGCTGTAGTTCTGGCCGCCGGCGCAGGCCGGCGGTTCGGCGGCGGCAAGCTGCTCGCGCCGTGGGCAGGCGGCGCCTTGTTGGACGGCGCCCTGGCGGCCGCCTTCGCAGCGCCCGTGCGCCGGGTGATCGTGGTCACCGGAACGGCGGCGGCCGAAGTCGAGGCGGCCGCCCGCAACTTTGCCGCGCGCCTGGGCGCCGAGGCCCGCCTGCTGGTGGTGCACGCCGCCGATCACGACGAGGGCATGGGCGCTTCGCTGCGTCGCGCCGCCGCCGAGCTGCGCGCCGATTGTGCAGGTGCGTTCGTCTTTCTCGGCGACATGCCCAGGGTGCCCCACGCGGTGTTGGGCCGGCTCGCCGCGGCGGTGCGCGGCGGCGCACCGGCCGCCGCCCCGATATTCGAAGGTCAGCGCGGCCACCCGGCGCTGATCGGCGCAGCCCTGCTGCCGGAGCTCGCGACCCTCCACGGCGACGCCGGCGCGCGCGCGATCCTCAAGGGCCTGGGCGACCGGCTCGCCCTGGTCGAGGCGCCCGACGACGGCGTGCTGTTCGACGTCGACGAGCCCGGCGACCTGCCGCGCTAG
- the moaA gene encoding GTP 3',8-cyclase MoaA — translation MTPYDAAPPQEARVQPLIDGFGRTVSYLRVSVTDRCDLRCVYCMSEHMTFLPKAEVLTLEELDRIASAFVALGTRKLRITGGEPLVRKGVMGLFENLSRHLKSGALDELTLTTNGTRLEEFAADLARVGVRRVNVSMDTLDPAKFRVLTRGGQLPKVIAGIDAARAAGLSVKINAVALKDDNAGELPDLIAWAHARGCDMTLIEAMPLGEIEVDRTDQFLSLKDVRQGLESFWTLNEIAHRTGGPARYVRVEETGGRLGFITPLSHNFCESCNRVRLTCTGTLHTCLGREDASDLRAVIRAGADDAGLVHAIRLAIDAKPQGHDFQIARAAAPAVARHMSTTGG, via the coding sequence ATGACGCCCTATGACGCCGCACCACCGCAAGAGGCCCGCGTCCAGCCGTTGATCGACGGCTTCGGCCGTACGGTGAGCTATCTGCGGGTCTCGGTCACCGACCGATGCGACCTGCGCTGCGTCTACTGCATGTCCGAGCACATGACCTTCCTGCCGAAGGCCGAGGTGCTGACGCTCGAGGAGCTGGACCGCATCGCCTCGGCCTTCGTGGCGCTGGGCACGCGCAAGCTGCGGATCACCGGCGGCGAGCCGCTGGTCCGCAAGGGCGTGATGGGGCTGTTCGAAAACCTCTCGCGGCACCTGAAGTCGGGCGCGCTGGACGAGCTGACCCTGACCACCAACGGCACGCGGCTGGAGGAATTCGCCGCCGACCTGGCGCGGGTGGGCGTGCGGCGGGTCAACGTCTCGATGGACACCCTGGATCCGGCCAAGTTCCGCGTCCTGACCCGCGGCGGCCAATTGCCCAAGGTCATCGCCGGCATCGACGCGGCGCGGGCCGCCGGCCTGTCGGTGAAGATCAACGCCGTGGCGCTGAAGGACGACAACGCCGGCGAACTGCCCGACCTGATCGCCTGGGCCCACGCCCGCGGCTGCGACATGACCCTGATCGAGGCCATGCCGCTGGGCGAGATCGAGGTCGACCGCACCGACCAGTTCTTGTCGCTCAAGGACGTGCGCCAGGGCCTAGAGAGCTTCTGGACCCTGAACGAAATCGCCCACCGCACCGGCGGTCCGGCGCGCTATGTGCGGGTCGAGGAGACCGGCGGGCGGCTGGGGTTCATCACCCCGCTCAGCCATAATTTCTGCGAGAGCTGCAACCGCGTGCGGCTGACCTGCACCGGCACGCTGCACACCTGCCTGGGCCGCGAAGACGCCAGCGACCTGCGCGCGGTGATCCGCGCGGGGGCCGACGACGCGGGCCTGGTCCACGCCATCCGCCTGGCGATCGACGCCAAGCCGCAGGGCCACGACTTCCAGATCGCGCGGGCCGCCGCTCCGGCGGTGGCCCGCCACATGTCGACGACCGGGGGCTAG
- a CDS encoding bifunctional precorrin-2 dehydrogenase/sirohydrochlorin ferrochelatase has protein sequence MDAFPAFFPLSGRTVVVAGSGEPAQAKLRLLAGSPARIVHLQGADAANPAAYAGAALAFVASADEDFAQVAAAAARAAHVPVNVVDRPQLCDFTTPAVIDRGEVVAAIGTGGASPMLATMLRADIEQRVPEGAGRVAALFRQMQDEVRAALPQLHERRAFLREALAGPAATAAMAGDMEGAARLLREALAGGFAAQGRVRIVVASGPVDLLTLRAVRALAAADLLVAEPAADPAIVSLARRDAERLTPAEASPERLAALTAAGQVVVWVMTAPPGGEHLAALAGARVAVEILPTAAP, from the coding sequence GTGGACGCCTTTCCCGCCTTCTTTCCGCTCAGCGGCCGCACGGTAGTGGTCGCCGGCTCAGGCGAGCCGGCGCAGGCCAAGCTGCGCCTGCTGGCCGGGTCGCCGGCCCGCATCGTCCACCTGCAGGGGGCGGACGCGGCCAATCCGGCCGCCTATGCCGGCGCCGCGCTCGCCTTCGTGGCCAGCGCCGACGAAGACTTCGCCCAGGTCGCCGCCGCCGCCGCCCGCGCCGCCCACGTGCCGGTCAATGTCGTCGACCGCCCGCAGCTCTGCGACTTTACGACTCCGGCGGTGATCGACCGCGGCGAGGTGGTGGCCGCCATTGGCACCGGCGGCGCCTCGCCGATGCTGGCGACCATGCTGCGCGCCGACATCGAGCAGCGCGTGCCCGAGGGCGCCGGGCGGGTCGCGGCCCTGTTCCGCCAGATGCAGGACGAGGTCCGCGCCGCCCTGCCGCAACTGCATGAACGCCGCGCCTTCCTGCGCGAGGCGCTGGCCGGGCCCGCCGCCACGGCGGCCATGGCCGGCGACATGGAGGGGGCGGCCCGGCTGCTGCGCGAGGCCCTGGCCGGCGGGTTCGCCGCCCAGGGGCGCGTGCGGATCGTGGTCGCAAGCGGCCCGGTCGATCTCTTGACCCTGCGCGCAGTCCGGGCCCTGGCCGCCGCCGACCTGCTGGTCGCCGAGCCCGCCGCCGACCCGGCGATCGTCTCGCTGGCCCGCCGCGACGCCGAGCGTCTGACGCCGGCCGAGGCTAGTCCGGAGCGCCTCGCCGCCCTGACCGCCGCCGGGCAGGTTGTGGTCTGGGTCATGACCGCGCCTCCGGGCGGCGAGCACCTCGCGGCGCTGGCCGGCGCCAGGGTGGCGGTCGAGATCCTGCCGACGGCCGCGCCGTGA
- a CDS encoding autotransporter domain-containing protein, with translation MAGTALSSPVWATPAPLDHLILSGDYIKVGINDYGTLGKRGNESPGILYDGTGKGVFNPAYDYLTPGWAFEGFTLAGSGGSAFSKTNNNHGPAIGVTGELTSFNGIAYTDGTTFDQRAVWVGTAAGLFTVTHDYHFNADGQQLNIVTTIEALTSLTGLTFARFTDPDAQATAGDASETNNFVGATGVDAKDIVYAEALASKYVIGLFTKEALTHNAAVTSWTTDTASYLSGINIGDGDNTIGLGFNLGDLLNVGDKITFKYQYIFGTDIAAAIGANGGGGGGSVVAPDIGTGGSFTPDDVLGGRVNPVFDGGSLNLNAPGTVGSDFTVRQAGGTVNTGGHDFTLSGALSGEGALTKQGEGTLTLTGVNSQNGLNVQGGVVAFNSGGALGAPSGLVTLGGGGSLQALGDASILNPLHLLLGAQGGFNTGGHNIILSGPITGPGGLEMRGGGTLTLTGANTFGSLDVQGGTVVFASQHALGAPGGQIILGNGAGLVAGSGMVISQNLNVQGENARFDTGGNDVALNGVLTGRNCFIKAGAGRLSLNAAGSNEIGACVQQGQLAFNNVFSGQVWVDGAGTMSGSGRVNGDVEVDGVLSPGNSPGVLVVAGSVAQADGSTLALDIDGPTAGNGAGHHDQLVLTGANSVYTAGGTIAPITRGITGSANNTYTPQIGDSFQVVSAEGGVTGSFTTLLQPTSGLAENTRFDVLYLPKAVVLAVTPTSYGALVAKAGKLNAQAVAAAADRDRPAAGQRGSTFANGLVGLKRDGIVNTLQQAAGEIHADGMEAVLASSRATRSEVTGRMDDAFVTGRKVWGVAGADRWDVDADATAFGYRTDRSSMIFGIDHLLSDDLMVGAAVSYGESDVDGKLMGKARTSSYQAHGYAAWRSGAYYVNGVVSAGLDDYKLSRTVDFSTGARGYESKVDGTSLSADVEAGRKLVLGRAHLTLAAGLAADQAERDAVNESGDLGLRFAGETRSALQGRVGAKISTDTQAGAIKLRPLASLFVTEEFSDETTSLGARLGDTSFNVSSASQGGTAVKFATQLDAAVSDRTRVSLGYRYGWTDTSDSHAIRAAAAITW, from the coding sequence ATGGCCGGGACCGCGCTGAGTTCGCCGGTGTGGGCGACGCCGGCCCCGTTGGACCACCTGATCCTTAGCGGCGACTACATCAAGGTCGGGATCAACGACTACGGCACGCTGGGGAAGCGCGGCAACGAGAGCCCTGGCATCCTGTACGACGGCACCGGGAAGGGCGTCTTCAACCCAGCATATGACTACCTTACCCCGGGTTGGGCCTTTGAGGGTTTCACGCTTGCCGGCTCCGGCGGTTCGGCGTTCTCGAAGACGAACAACAACCATGGCCCGGCTATCGGGGTCACCGGCGAACTGACATCCTTCAACGGGATCGCCTATACGGACGGGACGACGTTTGACCAACGCGCCGTGTGGGTTGGGACCGCCGCCGGGCTCTTCACGGTCACGCATGACTACCACTTCAACGCCGACGGTCAGCAGCTCAACATCGTCACCACGATCGAGGCGCTGACAAGCCTTACCGGCCTGACATTCGCCCGCTTTACCGACCCGGACGCGCAGGCCACCGCCGGCGACGCCAGCGAGACCAACAATTTCGTCGGCGCCACGGGAGTTGACGCCAAGGACATCGTCTATGCGGAAGCGCTGGCGTCCAAGTACGTGATCGGCCTCTTCACCAAGGAGGCGCTGACGCACAACGCGGCGGTCACCAGCTGGACCACGGACACGGCCTCCTATCTGTCCGGCATCAACATCGGTGACGGCGACAACACCATCGGCCTCGGCTTCAATCTCGGCGACCTTCTGAACGTCGGCGACAAGATCACCTTCAAGTACCAGTACATATTCGGCACCGATATCGCCGCAGCGATCGGCGCCAATGGCGGCGGCGGGGGCGGCTCGGTCGTCGCGCCGGACATCGGCACGGGTGGTTCGTTCACGCCGGACGACGTGCTGGGCGGACGTGTCAATCCGGTGTTCGACGGCGGGTCGCTGAACCTCAATGCGCCGGGCACGGTCGGCAGCGACTTCACGGTTCGCCAGGCCGGCGGGACGGTGAATACCGGCGGTCATGACTTTACGCTTTCGGGCGCGCTGTCGGGCGAGGGCGCCCTGACCAAGCAGGGCGAAGGGACGCTGACGCTCACCGGCGTCAACAGTCAGAACGGCCTCAACGTCCAGGGCGGCGTGGTCGCGTTCAATTCCGGCGGCGCGCTGGGCGCTCCGAGCGGGCTGGTGACGCTGGGCGGCGGCGGATCGCTGCAGGCCCTCGGCGACGCCAGCATCCTCAATCCTCTACACCTGCTGCTTGGCGCGCAGGGCGGCTTCAATACCGGCGGCCACAACATCATCCTGTCAGGTCCGATCACCGGCCCCGGTGGGCTGGAAATGCGCGGTGGCGGAACGCTGACCCTCACCGGCGCCAACACCTTCGGCTCGCTCGACGTCCAGGGCGGCACGGTGGTGTTCGCTTCGCAGCATGCGCTGGGCGCGCCTGGCGGGCAGATCATCCTTGGGAACGGCGCGGGTCTGGTCGCCGGTTCGGGCATGGTCATCAGCCAGAACCTGAACGTCCAGGGCGAGAACGCGCGCTTCGACACCGGCGGCAACGACGTCGCCCTGAACGGCGTGCTCACCGGTCGAAACTGCTTCATCAAGGCCGGCGCTGGACGCCTCAGCCTCAACGCCGCCGGCTCCAACGAGATCGGCGCCTGCGTCCAGCAAGGCCAACTGGCCTTCAACAACGTCTTCTCGGGACAGGTCTGGGTCGACGGGGCCGGGACGATGAGCGGTTCGGGCCGCGTCAACGGCGACGTCGAGGTCGATGGCGTCCTGTCGCCCGGCAATTCGCCCGGCGTACTCGTGGTCGCCGGCAGCGTCGCGCAGGCGGACGGATCGACCTTGGCGCTCGACATCGACGGCCCGACGGCCGGCAACGGCGCGGGCCATCACGACCAACTGGTCCTGACCGGCGCGAACAGCGTCTACACCGCCGGCGGCACGATCGCCCCGATCACCCGCGGCATCACCGGCTCGGCCAACAACACCTACACCCCGCAGATCGGCGACAGCTTCCAGGTGGTTAGCGCCGAGGGCGGCGTCACCGGCTCGTTCACGACGCTGCTCCAGCCGACCTCTGGCCTGGCGGAGAACACCCGTTTCGACGTGCTCTACCTGCCCAAGGCGGTGGTGCTGGCGGTGACGCCGACCAGCTACGGCGCCTTGGTCGCCAAGGCCGGGAAGCTCAACGCCCAGGCCGTGGCCGCCGCCGCCGACCGCGATCGCCCGGCCGCCGGCCAACGCGGCAGCACCTTCGCCAACGGCCTGGTCGGCCTGAAGCGCGACGGGATCGTCAACACGCTCCAACAGGCCGCCGGTGAAATCCACGCCGACGGCATGGAGGCGGTGCTGGCCAGCAGCCGCGCCACTCGCAGCGAAGTGACCGGCCGCATGGACGACGCCTTCGTCACCGGCCGCAAGGTCTGGGGCGTGGCCGGCGCCGACCGCTGGGACGTCGACGCAGATGCGACCGCGTTTGGCTACCGCACCGACCGCTCCTCGATGATCTTCGGGATCGACCACCTGCTCAGCGACGACCTGATGGTCGGCGCCGCCGTCAGCTATGGCGAGAGCGATGTGGACGGCAAGCTGATGGGCAAGGCCCGGACCAGCAGCTACCAGGCGCACGGCTACGCGGCCTGGCGCTCGGGCGCCTACTACGTCAACGGCGTCGTTTCGGCTGGTCTCGACGACTACAAGCTGAGCCGCACGGTCGACTTCAGCACCGGCGCGCGCGGCTATGAGAGCAAGGTCGACGGGACCTCGCTGTCGGCCGACGTCGAGGCGGGCCGCAAGCTCGTCCTCGGCCGCGCGCACCTGACCCTGGCCGCCGGCCTCGCCGCCGACCAGGCCGAGCGCGATGCGGTGAACGAGAGCGGCGACCTGGGTCTGCGATTTGCGGGCGAAACCCGCTCGGCGTTGCAAGGCCGGGTGGGCGCCAAGATCAGCACCGACACCCAGGCCGGGGCGATCAAGCTGCGCCCGCTCGCCTCGCTGTTCGTCACCGAGGAGTTCAGCGACGAGACCACCAGCCTGGGCGCGCGTCTCGGAGACACCAGCTTCAACGTGTCGTCGGCCTCTCAGGGCGGCACGGCGGTGAAGTTTGCGACGCAGCTGGATGCGGCGGTCTCGGACCGCACGCGGGTCAGCCTCGGCTACCGCTATGGCTGGACCGACACGTCGGACAGCCACGCGATCCGCGCGGCCGCCGCCATCACCTGGTAG